The window GCGGACGCCGAAATGAACGTGGCCTACCAGAAACTCCTGAAAAAATTGACTGCGGCCCAGCAACAAACGCTGCGGCAAACGCAACGGACGTGGATGGCAAAACGCGACCGGGACTGCGTGGACGGGTACACCGTGTACGTGAACTGTACGCATGACATGACCGTTTCGCGCCTGAACTTCCTGAATGACCGCCTGCGCGAGTGCAATTCGTCCGGTTGCCAGCCCAGCAAACTCCGCTAGGTTCCCAACGGCCTTTGTGGCGTTATCGCCACTTGCTCCCTTCCTGATCGAATTCGGTGCGTTCCTCCAACGTCTGAAAGAAGGTCAGCAGCTGCTCGCCTACCTGCGTGCTGAAGCGGTTGCCGCCCAGATGTGGGCCGTTCAGGGCCATGCTGCGGCTAAACGGCGGGGGCGCGTATTTTTGCAGCAGGGCAGCATTCTGGCTTCTGGGCACGACCTTGTCGTCCGGGCTGCTGGCGACCCACAGCGGAAGTGGGCGCGCCCGCAGGGCCAGGGGCAGGGGGTCGAGGGTGTCCAGCGGGACGTTTTCTCCGTAAGCTTCCTTGATTTCCTGCTGCCGGGTTCTGCTGCTGTGCCAGGCGGCTTGCAGGTTGACCCACGGGTCGATCAGGGCCAGGCCGTCCACCGGGTAAGGGCCGCCGGGCAGGGTACTGCGCAGGGCCATCAGGCCGCCCATGCTGAGGCCCAGGGCGTAGCTGCGGCCATTCCAGGCCAGCAGGCGACTGGCCTGGCGGTGGGCTTCGGCGGCGACTTGCAGGCCCTGCGGGCTCCCCCAGCTCAGCGGGCCGCCGTCACTGCTGAGCAGCACCGCAAAACGGCCTTTTAAAAGGGTCAGGGTCAGGCGCGAGAACTCCGGGCTGCTGCGCAGGCGTTCGGGTGTCTGCCCACGGGGGTGGGACACGACGATCAGGGCGCAGTCGGTGTACAGGCAGTGATCCGGGACGGCCAGCAGCGAGGCGGATTTTGTCGGCCCGACCTGTGCCCAGGTGATGGGCACGGTGTTGACGGGCGCGGGAGCGGGCACCGGCTCGGCAGCGGGCGTGCCAGCACTGGCCCAGGTGGGGGTCAGGCAAAGAATCAGTGCGGGGAGCAGGCGGGAC is drawn from Deinococcus fonticola and contains these coding sequences:
- a CDS encoding lysozyme inhibitor LprI family protein, with amino-acid sequence MKRRVIALSVFSISLPFLGLTGSAQAQQSCDFPVGTFDQVYCVNKVTLQADAEMNVAYQKLLKKLTAAQQQTLRQTQRTWMAKRDRDCVDGYTVYVNCTHDMTVSRLNFLNDRLRECNSSGCQPSKLR
- a CDS encoding alpha/beta hydrolase, which translates into the protein MRKPALSRLLPALILCLTPTWASAGTPAAEPVPAPAPVNTVPITWAQVGPTKSASLLAVPDHCLYTDCALIVVSHPRGQTPERLRSSPEFSRLTLTLLKGRFAVLLSSDGGPLSWGSPQGLQVAAEAHRQASRLLAWNGRSYALGLSMGGLMALRSTLPGGPYPVDGLALIDPWVNLQAAWHSSRTRQQEIKEAYGENVPLDTLDPLPLALRARPLPLWVASSPDDKVVPRSQNAALLQKYAPPPFSRSMALNGPHLGGNRFSTQVGEQLLTFFQTLEERTEFDQEGSKWR